In a single window of the Methylophaga frappieri genome:
- the queG gene encoding tRNA epoxyqueuosine(34) reductase QueG: MIQINTTQSAEAVIEEMQSLARQCGFQQIGVSDINLTEAENQLQDWLARGFHGEMHFMERHGVKRSRPDVLLPDTVRVITARMDYWPESTAAPWPVIADDQKGFVSRYALGRDYHKLMRKRLLRLSNSLEALLGKMGYRVFCDSAPVMEKALAEKSGLGWMGKHTNILNRQHGSYFFLGEIYTDMPLPLTKSVSAHCGKCSACIDICPTQAIVAPYQLDARRCISYLTIELRGAIPESLRPLIGNRIYGCDDCQLVCPWNKFAQPSMESSFQPRENLDAPQLLDLFAWSETEFYQKLEGSPIRRIGYDCWQRNLAVALGNARPSQPIQQALRARLPIVNEMVAEHIEWALKRQLMS, translated from the coding sequence ATGATCCAAATTAATACAACACAGTCTGCTGAGGCAGTAATTGAAGAGATGCAATCTCTTGCTCGACAATGTGGATTTCAACAGATTGGTGTGAGTGATATCAATTTAACAGAGGCTGAAAATCAGCTTCAAGATTGGCTGGCGCGAGGCTTTCATGGCGAAATGCATTTTATGGAACGCCATGGGGTTAAGCGCAGCCGTCCTGACGTTTTATTGCCCGATACTGTGCGAGTTATCACGGCGCGAATGGATTATTGGCCTGAGAGTACGGCAGCGCCATGGCCAGTTATCGCCGATGACCAAAAAGGCTTTGTTTCCCGGTATGCCTTAGGACGGGATTATCACAAACTTATGCGTAAGCGGTTACTTCGTCTATCAAATAGTTTGGAAGCACTATTGGGGAAAATGGGATATCGGGTTTTTTGCGATAGTGCACCGGTCATGGAAAAGGCGCTGGCCGAAAAGTCAGGCCTTGGTTGGATGGGTAAGCATACGAATATATTGAATCGGCAACATGGGTCGTACTTTTTCTTAGGTGAAATTTATACAGATATGCCGCTGCCGTTGACGAAATCTGTTTCGGCACATTGCGGCAAATGTTCAGCCTGTATCGATATTTGTCCTACGCAGGCTATCGTTGCGCCGTATCAATTAGACGCGCGTCGTTGTATTTCATACTTGACTATTGAGTTGAGGGGAGCAATTCCGGAGTCTTTACGGCCGTTAATTGGTAATCGGATATACGGCTGTGATGATTGCCAACTGGTTTGTCCATGGAACAAATTTGCACAACCCAGTATGGAGAGTAGTTTTCAGCCAAGAGAAAATCTGGATGCTCCTCAATTATTGGACTTGTTTGCTTGGTCAGAGACTGAGTTTTATCAAAAACTGGAAGGTAGCCCCATTCGTCGTATTGGATATGATTGCTGGCAGAGAAACTTGGCTGTTGCTCTCGGTAATGCACGTCCAAGTCAGCCGATACAGCAAGCTTTGCGAGCCAGGCTTCCCATTGTCAATGAGATGGTTGCAGAACACATCGAATGGGCGTTAAAGCGTCAATTAATGTCATAA
- the tsaE gene encoding tRNA (adenosine(37)-N6)-threonylcarbamoyltransferase complex ATPase subunit type 1 TsaE — MWLENTEATENFAYQLAQLIPAGSFTLHLQGDLGAGKTTLVRSLLHALGHQGNVKSPTYTLVEPYHIAERQVFHFDLYRLADPEELLYLGIEDYLSQSALLLIEWPEQAGDLLPPPDMIIQLRYQADGRQLELKDQSARGKAICEKLHNQV, encoded by the coding sequence ATGTGGCTGGAAAATACCGAAGCGACAGAGAATTTTGCCTACCAGCTTGCCCAATTGATCCCTGCGGGATCATTCACACTCCATTTGCAAGGTGATTTAGGGGCCGGTAAAACCACGCTGGTGCGCAGTTTGCTCCATGCTTTGGGTCATCAAGGCAATGTCAAAAGTCCGACTTATACGCTGGTTGAGCCCTATCATATTGCTGAGAGACAGGTTTTTCATTTTGATTTATATCGTCTAGCTGATCCGGAAGAACTCCTATATTTGGGTATCGAAGACTATTTAAGTCAATCGGCCTTACTGCTAATCGAATGGCCGGAGCAAGCTGGTGACTTGTTACCCCCTCCGGATATGATCATTCAACTGCGTTATCAGGCAGATGGTCGCCAACTTGAGCTAAAAGACCAGTCAGCCCGCGGCAAAGCAATCTGCGAAAAACTTCACAATCAAGTATAG
- a CDS encoding flavodoxin, whose product MVAIVYGSTTGNTEDAVAKIQAFFGEDNTELFDVKDAGLAALEYFDKLIFALPTWDYGEVQTDWQDVWDEIDETDFTNKTVAFVGMGDQFAYAEWFQDAMGMLHDKVIAKGATVIGHWPVEGYEFEASKALTEDKKSFVGLALDEDCQPELTEQRVNQWCEQIKPHLFG is encoded by the coding sequence ATGGTTGCAATTGTCTATGGATCAACGACTGGCAATACAGAAGATGCAGTCGCTAAAATTCAGGCTTTCTTCGGGGAAGATAATACCGAATTATTCGATGTAAAAGACGCTGGACTAGCGGCGCTGGAGTATTTCGATAAGCTGATTTTTGCTTTGCCAACATGGGATTACGGCGAAGTTCAAACGGATTGGCAAGATGTCTGGGATGAAATCGATGAAACCGATTTTACCAACAAAACAGTTGCTTTCGTGGGAATGGGCGATCAATTTGCTTATGCAGAATGGTTTCAAGATGCCATGGGTATGTTGCATGACAAAGTGATTGCCAAAGGTGCCACCGTTATCGGCCACTGGCCGGTAGAGGGTTATGAGTTTGAAGCTTCCAAGGCGCTGACTGAAGACAAAAAATCTTTTGTTGGTCTGGCACTGGACGAAGACTGCCAACCGGAATTAACTGAACAACGCGTTAATCAGTGGTGTGAGCAAATCAAGCCCCACTTATTTGGTTAA
- a CDS encoding bifunctional ADP-dependent NAD(P)H-hydrate dehydratase/NAD(P)H-hydrate epimerase, with translation MLPLPTALYTAAQTRQIDELALKNAGLDSATLMTRAGAAALTCINRAWPDAKKLLIFCGQGHNGGDGYELASQAAKSGKHVTLLSVGDPRLASAEVKFCYQQALAAGVNQISLSDPLPQVDCIVDALFGTGLNREVSGDYAFAIDSINQSQYDVLSLDIPSGINADTGCIMGKAVRAEITLSLIGLNIGLLTHDGPDYCGNIHFDDLNVSDTIKAQVSALAYHLTTQQLFPILPPRAKNSHKGLFGHVLIIGGNIGMSGAALIAAEAAARSGAGLVTIATHQQHASLINLHRPEIMVSGITHVEQLQTLIARASVIAIGPGLGNDDWAQMLFQTTIFSQKPIVVDADALVLLSQLDLKNDNWVLTPHPGEAGTLLDLPNRAIQEDRVTAVKAIQQRYGGTVVLKGKGTLIANKPPQLSLSSTGNPGMSSGGMGDCLTGIIAGLAAQGLPLRQAAERGVFLHGLANDKAAEVRGERGLLALDCLPFLQQLINLQGSA, from the coding sequence ATGTTGCCTTTGCCAACAGCGTTATATACGGCCGCACAGACTCGTCAAATTGATGAACTTGCGTTAAAAAACGCCGGCTTAGACTCAGCAACATTGATGACTCGAGCAGGCGCGGCAGCACTGACCTGTATCAACCGAGCTTGGCCCGATGCAAAAAAACTCCTTATTTTTTGTGGGCAAGGGCATAATGGCGGAGATGGCTACGAGCTTGCCAGCCAAGCCGCAAAGTCAGGCAAACACGTCACCTTATTGTCAGTTGGGGATCCGCGACTTGCCAGTGCTGAAGTAAAATTTTGTTATCAACAAGCCTTGGCTGCTGGCGTCAATCAGATCAGCCTGTCAGATCCCCTCCCTCAGGTAGACTGTATTGTTGACGCACTTTTTGGAACGGGTTTAAATCGAGAAGTAAGTGGCGACTACGCATTTGCAATAGACTCAATCAACCAAAGTCAATACGACGTGCTTTCACTGGATATCCCTTCTGGTATTAATGCCGATACCGGCTGTATCATGGGCAAAGCAGTTCGAGCAGAAATAACGCTTAGCTTAATTGGTCTTAATATTGGGTTATTGACTCACGATGGTCCCGATTACTGCGGCAACATACATTTTGACGATCTGAATGTGTCAGACACTATTAAAGCGCAAGTTTCTGCATTAGCGTATCACCTGACAACGCAACAGTTGTTCCCCATCTTACCGCCACGCGCCAAAAACAGTCATAAAGGTCTCTTTGGCCATGTTCTCATCATTGGCGGTAATATTGGCATGTCAGGCGCTGCATTAATCGCCGCGGAGGCAGCCGCTCGCTCAGGCGCTGGCCTCGTTACCATTGCCACTCATCAGCAACATGCCTCATTAATCAACTTACACCGTCCTGAAATTATGGTGAGTGGCATCACGCACGTAGAACAACTCCAAACACTCATTGCACGCGCTTCTGTCATTGCAATCGGTCCTGGCTTGGGCAATGACGATTGGGCGCAGATGCTATTTCAGACTACTATTTTTTCTCAAAAACCAATCGTTGTTGATGCCGATGCACTTGTTCTACTCAGCCAATTAGACTTGAAGAACGATAACTGGGTCTTAACGCCACACCCTGGCGAGGCAGGAACCCTGCTCGACCTACCAAACCGTGCTATCCAAGAAGATCGAGTTACAGCCGTAAAAGCCATACAACAACGCTACGGCGGCACGGTTGTTTTGAAGGGTAAAGGCACACTGATCGCCAATAAACCTCCGCAGCTTAGTTTGTCATCAACGGGTAACCCGGGCATGTCTAGTGGTGGCATGGGAGACTGTCTGACCGGTATTATTGCGGGTCTTGCCGCACAGGGACTACCCCTAAGACAAGCCGCTGAGCGGGGCGTATTCTTACACGGCTTGGCGAACGACAAAGCAGCAGAAGTCCGTGGCGAAAGAGGCTTGTTGGCATTGGACTGTTTGCCGTTTCTTCAACAACTGATTAATTTGCAGGGGTCGGCGTAA
- a CDS encoding cryptochrome/photolyase family protein, translating to MTSQTLLLILGDQLNRNSLIFEDVDTKTSHFMMAEVLDESSRYLSSKQRTTVFLSAMRHFAENCQKDDLPLFYYSLDKRLASFSDALDHHLKNTPFKTIRCVLAGDYRVVKEINHWTNQHDISIEWLPDQHFIARQGEFKRWLSERKQPRMEYWYRQLRKERAILMSGQSPVGGRWNFDQDNRHAFSQKGPDALAETHQFKPDKITKDVIKAIHQYLPDLPGDLDEFNWPVTLNQAKQTLDDFISQRLAKFGDYQDAMWLDQPFLYHSRLSVALNLKLLSPDEVIDAAIQAYERNEAPLNAVEGFVRQILGWREYVRGLYWTHKQDWLQMNALNARRELPQLYWDAKTDMTCLNQAVMQVLTYGYGHHIQRLMVTGLFSLLWGVKPKAIHEWYLAMYVDAVAWVEVPNTLGMSQYADGGIVGSKPYIASGAYINRMSNYCQHCRFDPKQAHGEKACPFTTLYWAFVDRHHDLLSQNPRLGMQVKNWQRKSKSEQKAIRKHAEKLHRQLP from the coding sequence ATGACATCACAAACGCTTTTACTGATACTCGGTGATCAATTAAACCGGAACAGCTTGATTTTTGAGGATGTCGATACAAAGACCTCACACTTCATGATGGCTGAAGTGCTGGATGAATCAAGTCGTTACCTCTCATCTAAACAACGAACCACCGTATTTCTCTCTGCCATGCGGCACTTTGCTGAAAACTGTCAAAAAGACGATCTGCCCTTATTTTATTATTCTCTGGACAAACGGTTAGCAAGTTTCAGCGATGCACTAGACCACCATCTGAAAAATACTCCCTTCAAAACCATTCGTTGTGTTCTCGCCGGCGATTATCGTGTTGTTAAAGAAATTAATCATTGGACAAATCAACACGATATTTCCATCGAATGGTTACCAGACCAACATTTTATTGCGCGCCAAGGTGAGTTTAAAAGGTGGCTTTCTGAACGAAAGCAACCTCGCATGGAATATTGGTACCGCCAGCTTCGCAAAGAAAGAGCGATTTTGATGTCAGGCCAGTCACCAGTTGGTGGTCGCTGGAATTTTGATCAGGATAATCGTCACGCTTTTTCTCAAAAAGGGCCCGATGCTCTTGCGGAGACTCATCAATTCAAGCCCGATAAAATAACAAAAGACGTGATAAAGGCGATTCATCAATATTTACCGGATTTACCCGGAGACCTTGACGAATTCAATTGGCCGGTCACACTGAATCAAGCCAAACAAACGCTGGATGATTTCATTTCACAACGACTTGCCAAGTTTGGTGATTATCAAGATGCGATGTGGCTGGATCAGCCTTTTTTATATCACTCACGTTTATCCGTTGCCTTAAATCTCAAACTCCTCTCACCTGATGAGGTTATCGATGCTGCGATTCAAGCTTACGAGCGGAACGAAGCACCGCTCAATGCGGTTGAAGGATTTGTCCGACAAATTCTCGGTTGGCGCGAATATGTCAGGGGATTGTACTGGACGCATAAACAAGACTGGCTGCAAATGAATGCACTCAACGCTCGCCGCGAACTACCGCAGTTATATTGGGATGCAAAAACCGACATGACCTGTCTGAACCAAGCTGTCATGCAAGTGCTTACTTACGGTTATGGCCATCATATACAAAGACTGATGGTTACGGGGCTGTTTTCACTCTTATGGGGCGTGAAACCCAAGGCAATACATGAATGGTATCTTGCCATGTATGTTGATGCCGTTGCTTGGGTTGAAGTACCCAATACTTTAGGTATGAGCCAATATGCGGATGGCGGTATCGTCGGCTCCAAGCCTTACATTGCGAGTGGCGCCTACATCAACCGAATGTCGAATTATTGTCAGCATTGTCGTTTTGATCCAAAACAAGCGCATGGCGAAAAGGCCTGTCCGTTTACAACGTTATACTGGGCGTTTGTTGATCGTCATCACGATCTGCTCAGTCAAAATCCAAGATTGGGCATGCAAGTCAAAAACTGGCAACGCAAGTCAAAATCTGAACAAAAAGCGATTCGTAAACACGCTGAAAAACTGCATCGTCAACTACCCTAG
- a CDS encoding N-acetylmuramoyl-L-alanine amidase, protein MRMLLMTICLSLLSLSVSAATVEQIRLSHGEDVTRLVLDMDESVDYKTFTLDNPPRLVIDVSSGKTNKNLAMPELEQSHIKNIRQGQLNPTTLRMVLDLHQETAFTSRKLAPSGDYPHRLVIDLAASKTTLPRTSDPIETPEKLAAVTPPPLTDTVIKKAPILPRRDIVIAIDPGHGGRDPGAIGPSGTREKDVVLQIGKRLETLVNKEPGMRAYMTRSKDEFITLRQRILRAKQNGADMFISIHADAFTNRNARGSSVYVLSDRGASSEAAQILADRENAADLYGVTLEDKDDVLASVLLDLSQTASLEASLEVGNSVLSGLKRVGRVHKKQVESASFVVLKSPDIPSVLVETAFISNPTEESNLRNANHQYKLAAAMMSGIRGYFKRNPVTRPGQTQQHIVSSGDTLSGIAQRYQVKMAELKSNNNLQSNTLRIGEVLQIP, encoded by the coding sequence ATGCGGATGCTGTTGATGACAATCTGTCTCAGTTTGCTGTCATTGTCGGTTTCGGCAGCGACCGTAGAGCAGATCCGACTCTCTCATGGAGAGGATGTCACGCGACTGGTTTTAGATATGGACGAGTCCGTTGACTACAAAACCTTCACGCTGGACAATCCGCCGCGTCTAGTCATCGATGTCAGCAGTGGAAAAACCAACAAAAATCTGGCGATGCCTGAACTTGAGCAAAGCCATATCAAAAATATCCGTCAAGGGCAGTTGAACCCAACAACGCTGCGCATGGTGCTTGATCTCCACCAAGAAACCGCATTTACCAGTCGTAAATTGGCGCCGAGTGGCGACTACCCGCACCGACTGGTCATTGATCTGGCTGCCAGTAAAACAACGCTGCCAAGAACTTCAGACCCGATCGAGACACCTGAAAAATTGGCAGCAGTCACGCCGCCACCGCTGACCGATACTGTGATAAAAAAAGCCCCCATCCTGCCTCGTCGCGATATCGTAATTGCCATTGACCCCGGACATGGTGGTCGTGATCCAGGCGCAATTGGACCCAGTGGTACACGTGAAAAAGACGTAGTGCTGCAAATTGGCAAACGACTGGAAACCCTGGTCAACAAAGAACCGGGTATGCGTGCTTACATGACCCGCAGTAAGGATGAATTCATTACTTTGCGTCAACGTATTCTTAGAGCGAAGCAAAATGGTGCGGATATGTTTATCTCAATTCATGCCGACGCATTTACCAATAGAAATGCACGTGGATCTTCGGTATATGTGCTATCAGATCGCGGCGCCAGTAGTGAAGCCGCACAAATCTTAGCCGATCGCGAGAATGCAGCAGATCTTTACGGCGTCACACTTGAAGACAAAGACGATGTGCTGGCATCAGTACTACTGGATCTGTCGCAGACAGCCAGTCTGGAAGCCAGTCTGGAAGTCGGAAACTCGGTGCTCAGCGGTTTAAAACGCGTTGGCAGAGTGCATAAAAAGCAGGTTGAATCCGCATCTTTTGTGGTCTTGAAGTCACCAGACATTCCTTCCGTATTGGTTGAAACGGCTTTTATCTCTAATCCTACAGAAGAAAGTAACCTGAGAAACGCCAATCATCAGTATAAATTGGCCGCCGCAATGATGTCGGGTATTCGTGGGTATTTCAAACGCAACCCCGTCACTCGGCCAGGCCAGACACAACAACACATTGTGAGTAGTGGCGACACATTGAGTGGCATTGCCCAACGCTACCAAGTCAAAATGGCTGAATTGAAATCCAATAACAATCTGCAAAGTAATACTTTACGTATTGGTGAAGTACTGCAAATCCCCTAA
- a CDS encoding cryptochrome/photolyase family protein yields the protein MTNKQAVWLRNDLRLDDHPALSEAQQQGPIHVVFVATPAQWRHHKESPAKLGLKAAALKDIADRLAKLGIPFTILETDWFQEVPALLKAFCLKASIQALWFQPETPWDETQRDAAVSACLADSDIEVHELDYDLIVAAPVKTQQNEPFKVFTPYYRRWLQILEDSQSSPYPALQPQGEAYQPEKWPYQWAGEFRHDLWPGDEENALSRLSLFGEIKLQDYKKQRDIPNKPATSLLSPYLSLGQLGPRRLLATVQFFCGEQNRDWRHDDWLRELAWRDFYRQLLLYFPQLSKHQPFKPETQFVHWREDAAGFDAWCEGKTGFPIVDAAMRQLNQTGWMHNRLRMISASFLTKLLLINWRQGEDYFLENLIDGDYASNNGGWQWSASTGVDAAPYFRVFNPTLQSERYDPDGKFIKRFVPELAEIPASKIHNPPDALRSECGYPLPVIDYKSARQQAIAAFKDLPEK from the coding sequence ATGACTAATAAACAAGCGGTTTGGTTACGCAATGATTTGCGGCTGGATGATCATCCAGCGTTAAGTGAAGCACAACAGCAAGGTCCCATTCATGTTGTCTTTGTCGCGACACCTGCACAATGGCGTCATCATAAAGAGTCACCGGCAAAATTAGGCCTGAAAGCAGCCGCCTTAAAAGATATTGCAGATAGGCTAGCCAAGCTGGGGATTCCCTTCACGATACTGGAAACTGACTGGTTTCAGGAAGTGCCGGCGCTGCTGAAAGCGTTTTGTTTAAAAGCGTCGATTCAAGCCTTGTGGTTTCAACCGGAAACCCCTTGGGATGAAACACAACGCGATGCTGCTGTTAGCGCATGTTTAGCTGATTCAGATATAGAGGTTCATGAGCTGGATTATGACTTGATTGTCGCCGCACCCGTCAAAACGCAACAAAATGAGCCCTTTAAAGTTTTCACACCTTACTACCGTCGCTGGCTGCAAATTTTGGAAGACAGTCAATCCTCCCCTTACCCTGCCCTTCAGCCTCAAGGTGAAGCTTACCAGCCAGAGAAATGGCCATATCAATGGGCGGGTGAATTTAGACACGATCTCTGGCCGGGCGATGAAGAAAATGCCTTATCACGCTTGTCGTTATTTGGTGAAATAAAGCTGCAAGATTATAAAAAGCAACGCGACATCCCGAACAAACCCGCAACCAGTTTATTATCACCCTACCTTAGCCTTGGTCAGCTTGGACCAAGAAGACTGTTAGCGACCGTACAATTTTTTTGCGGTGAGCAGAACCGAGATTGGCGACATGATGATTGGTTGCGTGAACTCGCCTGGCGGGATTTTTATCGCCAATTACTTCTATATTTTCCTCAGCTAAGTAAGCATCAACCTTTCAAACCAGAAACACAATTTGTGCATTGGCGAGAGGATGCGGCCGGTTTTGACGCATGGTGCGAAGGCAAAACAGGCTTTCCAATCGTGGATGCAGCAATGCGCCAGCTAAATCAAACCGGTTGGATGCACAATCGATTGCGGATGATTAGTGCCAGTTTTCTCACTAAACTCTTATTAATTAACTGGCGGCAAGGTGAAGATTATTTCTTAGAAAATCTCATTGACGGTGATTACGCATCCAACAATGGCGGCTGGCAATGGAGTGCATCGACGGGCGTTGATGCCGCACCGTATTTTCGGGTTTTTAACCCGACGCTCCAGTCTGAACGCTATGACCCCGATGGCAAATTTATTAAACGCTTCGTGCCTGAGTTAGCCGAGATTCCAGCATCAAAAATTCATAATCCGCCGGATGCGCTGCGCTCCGAGTGCGGCTACCCCTTGCCTGTTATTGATTACAAATCAGCACGCCAACAAGCCATTGCCGCTTTTAAGGATTTACCAGAAAAGTAA
- a CDS encoding PhoX family protein, with product MPPNLFSSLLDKQVRRRKVLQYGLGGLLAAAMPVSVRAATWHQAKTRLLGFAAVASADLRDDIQVPSGYQAEVIYRWGDPVSAGPEFNQDASNTAAEQLLQAGMHHDAVQYFPLPKGSTNSDHGLLVMNHEYLDLDLIHIDGSHIHATPYSSEKMIKEQHAHGVSLIEVKKKNHDWQIVRPSAYARRLTANTPMHLSGPVAGHELVRTIDDPDGRVVLGTLNNCANGKTPWGTYLACEENFQYYFVRNKMIEKAPRIERRWQRYDLGFSYYGWHQFDKRFDLDKVPNEANRFGWVVEFDPYDPEHIPIKRTALGRFCHENVAHKVGRDGRVAFYSGDDAQFEYIYKFVTREAWDGSQGVENGHLLDEGVLTVARFDDNGQMQWLPLIFGELGLTPDNGFQDQADVLVHARTAADILGATKMDRPEWITVHPHSGDVFVSLTNNNQRGVDAQPDKDGANPRNQNHFGHILKLRETDATALAGQWQVFVLAGESDSKGEIFACPDGLYVDERGVLWIQTDVSSSALNQGKFKRFGNNQMLAADPTTGEIRRFLTGPVGCEVTGVAMTPDMKTMWVNIQHPGETLSLLKNQGLKTSPETPRAVSNWPDHHPEGRPRSATVLITKKDGGIIGT from the coding sequence ATGCCACCGAATCTCTTTTCATCGCTATTAGATAAGCAAGTTCGGCGACGCAAAGTATTGCAATATGGACTAGGCGGTCTCCTTGCCGCAGCGATGCCTGTCTCGGTTCGAGCGGCGACATGGCACCAAGCTAAGACCCGTTTGTTAGGATTTGCAGCCGTAGCCAGCGCCGATTTGAGAGATGATATTCAAGTGCCTTCGGGGTATCAGGCTGAGGTGATTTATCGCTGGGGCGATCCAGTGTCAGCGGGGCCGGAGTTTAATCAGGATGCAAGCAATACAGCGGCGGAGCAGTTGCTTCAGGCCGGTATGCATCATGATGCCGTGCAATATTTTCCTTTACCGAAAGGGTCGACGAATAGTGATCATGGCCTATTGGTCATGAACCACGAATATCTGGATCTGGATTTGATTCACATTGACGGTAGTCATATTCACGCGACACCTTACTCTTCAGAAAAAATGATAAAAGAGCAGCATGCTCATGGTGTGTCACTGATAGAGGTCAAAAAAAAGAACCATGATTGGCAGATTGTTCGGCCATCGGCTTATGCGCGACGTTTGACCGCAAACACACCGATGCATTTAAGTGGTCCTGTTGCAGGCCATGAATTAGTCAGAACGATTGATGACCCGGATGGCAGAGTGGTTCTTGGTACATTAAATAATTGTGCTAATGGTAAAACACCCTGGGGTACTTATCTTGCTTGTGAGGAAAACTTTCAATACTACTTTGTTCGAAACAAGATGATTGAGAAAGCGCCCCGAATAGAGCGCCGCTGGCAACGCTATGATTTGGGGTTTAGCTACTACGGCTGGCATCAATTTGATAAGCGGTTTGATCTGGACAAAGTCCCCAATGAAGCGAACCGGTTTGGCTGGGTTGTTGAGTTCGATCCTTACGATCCGGAGCATATTCCGATCAAACGGACGGCACTTGGTCGATTTTGCCACGAGAATGTGGCGCATAAAGTTGGCAGAGATGGACGGGTTGCCTTCTATTCTGGTGATGATGCTCAGTTTGAATATATTTACAAGTTTGTGACTCGCGAAGCGTGGGATGGTAGCCAAGGGGTGGAAAATGGTCATTTGCTCGATGAGGGCGTGTTAACCGTTGCCCGGTTTGATGACAATGGTCAAATGCAATGGTTGCCATTAATTTTTGGCGAGTTGGGGTTAACGCCGGATAATGGCTTTCAAGATCAGGCGGATGTGTTAGTGCATGCCCGCACAGCGGCTGACATCTTAGGAGCGACCAAGATGGACCGACCGGAGTGGATCACGGTCCATCCCCATTCTGGCGACGTATTTGTGTCATTGACCAACAATAATCAGCGCGGTGTTGACGCGCAACCTGATAAAGACGGGGCGAACCCACGCAACCAGAATCATTTTGGTCACATTCTCAAACTTCGTGAGACAGACGCGACGGCTTTGGCTGGGCAGTGGCAGGTGTTTGTTTTGGCGGGTGAGAGCGATAGTAAAGGGGAGATATTTGCCTGCCCAGATGGACTTTACGTTGATGAGCGTGGTGTACTCTGGATTCAGACGGATGTGAGCTCAAGTGCCTTAAATCAAGGAAAATTCAAACGCTTCGGTAATAACCAGATGCTGGCAGCAGATCCCACAACTGGCGAAATTCGACGATTTTTAACGGGACCTGTGGGCTGCGAAGTCACCGGTGTCGCCATGACGCCGGATATGAAAACCATGTGGGTCAATATTCAACATCCTGGTGAAACCTTGTCATTGTTAAAAAATCAGGGCCTGAAAACATCTCCGGAAACTCCCAGAGCCGTCAGTAACTGGCCTGATCATCATCCCGAGGGCCGGCCACGTTCCGCAACGGTGTTAATCACGAAAAAAGATGGCGGCATTATTGGCACCTGA